The Macaca nemestrina isolate mMacNem1 chromosome 15, mMacNem.hap1, whole genome shotgun sequence genome segment ACATTATAAAACAAGTACTGCAAAGTTAGATAGAAGGTATAAGTtttagtgtttgatagcacagcagAGTGGCTATtgttaacaacaatttattgtacatttcaaaatagctaaaagagaagttttgaaatgttcccaacacaaagaaggGATAAATGTTCAAGGTGCTGGATATCCTAAATAATCTGacttgattattacacattatatgcatgtatcaaaatatcacatgtgcccataaatacatacaaatactatatatcaataaaaacattgtttaaaataagtattacatataatatattaattatataataacactagaatataatataaaaaggaaaaatatatgtaaaataaatcttcataataaaataaaataaaataatttgaaagactCCATGAATAAGATTTTGGAGACTAAGACAGCTGCAAGAGCAGGTACCAATAATACTGTCTGTACCAAAAgagtgaataataaaaatatagaatttcaACTTAATTTTGCATAAAAAATAAGGTGAACAAATAAACATGCATCTAACAATACTGACCACACCCACGTCTTCTATGAGCATGGAGgggataaaagaataaaagaaaaaaagtcaaagcaAAGATTAGATCCCCCCAGTCAGAGTAGAATTCAAGGCTTAATTTATCTGTTCAATTAAGTATATCCCTCATCCCCAACTCAGGAGACACTTCTCCGATTTATCTGACACTAAGCCAAAATGGATTCTCCTATCTAATTTATCAGTAGAATCATATAGAGTAGAAGACACATGTAGATTAAGGACAGTGAGCCAGACCCATCTTCACTGTCACAGTGACAGAATGGACCCTCCTTTAAAATACCCCTGGTGACATTGTAACGAAAGACTAAAAAAGAAAGGGGCTTATAAAGTGCTGCAATGAAAAAAAAGGGCTTCTTATGTGAGCCTTACTTTTAAAGTTCTCTAAGAATTAGGTTGAAAAAGGTCATACATTGACTTTCATAGTCTGAAATCATCAACAAAAGTGTTTAAAATTCTGCAAAGTCCAGTCACTGTTAACTGTTAACTTCTCCAGAATTTTCAAAAGCCACACTACTAAAAGGAAGGATCTTGTAAGCTCTTGAAACTTTAATATATCCAgctaaatatttttctccttcctcccactgaAACAAGATGATGAGCTGCTCATGGAGTAATAaggtacattgatttctttatccCACATGAGTAAATATTAACTCTACAAGTTATTTATGACCAGTGCCTTAAATTAAGCAGCATCAATAGATGTCACCACAAAAGTTTCTCTTCTGTTTGTCTGGAGAGCATTTTCTACCATCATGACCTACTGCAATTGCATCTATCTCATGAGGACCTTCTTAAGTATGTCCTCCTCATTTATaagactttaaatttcatattgaaacaaatgatatgCAATGCTTTTAGAGATCTTAAGAGTAATATTTGTCTAAAAATTCTGTCAACTAGATATTCAAATTGCTACTAAAAATGGAGATGGAACACACGTATTAAATGAATTTCAAATGATATATTGGAATTACCACTAGCTGTCATGTTTGCCCATCAGATCTGCCCTCAAAAAAGtgttatgaaaatattcaaacatttttttctccttctaatTCTTTGCTTTTAGCAGAAccctctgtacacacacacacacacacacacacacacacacgcacacacacacggcatTCAGATCTAATTAGACAtaagaaattttatttgtaaaacaggAGAAATACCTGAACTTCTGTGAAATATTGTCTTGCATAGAAAATGGAGGttttacaagccaggagagattgGGTGCCtattttcaacattcttaaagacaaGAAATTCCAGTCAAGAATTTCATACCCGGCCAAACTAAGcttaataaatgaaagagaaataaaatcttttccagacaCCACAGTACTAAGAGAATTCCTTATTATTAAAGGCAGTCTTACAATAGACCCTTcagggagttctaaacatggaaatgaaggAACTATATCTGCATCTACAAAAACACAGTTAAGTACGTGGCCCACAGACCCTAATAAGCAACCACACaatagaaactagaaaacaaccagctaacaacttcATGATAGAGTCAAAACCTCACATATTAacattaaccttgaatgtaaacactCTAAATgtcccacttaaaaggcacagagtagcaagttggaaaagaaaaaaaacaaaactcatctgTCTGCAGTCTTTAAGAGACCAATATCACATATatgacacccacaggctcaaagtaaatggttggagaaagatctaccacacaaatgaaaaacagaaaaagaggagggGGTCACTATTCTTAGataaactttaaaccaacaactactaagaaagataaagaagggcattacgtGACAATAAAGGGTTAAATTCaataagaagacttaactatcctaaatataaataCACCCAATATTAGAACATCTAGATTCATAAAAAACTACTTCTAGACCTATGAAAAGACTTAGCCACATGATTATgttgggggacttcaacaccccactgacagcattagatagaaaattgaggcagaaaactaacaaagaaatcctGGACTTAAACTTGACAGTTGACCAATTcaacttaatagacatctacagaatactccatccatcaaccacagaatatatattcttctcatctgcacatggaacagACTCCAAGATTGACCACATGCTAGGCCACAGAATAACTATCAACAAAtccaaaatatcaaaataatgcAAACCAAactctcagactacagtggaaaaaaaacagaaatcaataccaagaagaaccttcaaaaccacacaattacatgaaaattaaacaacttgctcctaaaCCACTTTtggataaacaataaaattaagacagaaatttaaaaattcattgaaataaatgaaaacagagacatagcataccaaaatctctgggatgcagtgAAAACAGGGTTAGaaagaaagtttatagcactaaacactgACCTTGAAaggctagaaagatctcaaattaatgcTATTGCATCACACCtacaggaactagaaaaacagaaacaaactaaCACccaagctagcagaagaaaagaaataactaaaatcagggTGGAATTGAATGAAATTGAGGCTCAAAAAGCCATACAAAGACTCAGTGAAATtacaagtttgtttttgtttttttaaggaataAACAAGATAAATAGACTACTATTTTTTGTTAGTAGATTAACAAAAGAAGTGAGacgatccaaataagcacaattagAAACAACAAAAGTGACATTACAACAGATCCCACAGACATATGAGAGATCCCCAGAGACTATTATGAGCACCTCTATGTACacgaactagaaaatctagaggaaatggataaattcctggaaacatacaacctcccaagattaaaccagaaactgaaaccctgaacagaccaataacaagttccaaaattgaCTCATCAATTAAAAACCTACTAACCAAAAAAGGCTCTGAACCAGATGGGTTCACAGCCTAATTTTACCAGACATCCAAAATcagctggtaccaattctactaaAACTAGTCCcaaaaagcaagaagaaagatacctccctaactcattctacaaagtgAGCATCACCTtggtaccaaaacctggcaaagacacaaccaaaaaaaaaaaaaaaacaacttcaggccaatatccctgctgaacataatgcaaaaatcctttaaaaatattagaaaactgaaTCCAagaatactaaaaacaaaaagttaattcaccatgagcAAACAGACCTCCCTCTTGGGATGCAAGGTTGACTCAACATGTGCAAATGAACTagtgtgattcaccacataaacagaattaaaaacgaAAACCatatggtcatctcaatagatgcaacaAGCCTTTTGATAAACCCAACATCCCTTCATTTAAAAacccctcaacaaactaggcatcataggaaaatacttaaaaataataagagccatctatgacaaacccacagccagcatcatgctgaatgggcaaaaactgaaagtatTTCCCTTGAGAACTGGGAATGCTTTCTGGAACATTCCAGTTTTCTGGAACATTCCCAggaatgcccactctcaccactcagATTCAACCtattactggaagtcctagccagagcaatcaggcaagaggaagaaataaaagtcatccaaacaggaaaagaagaagtcaagatATCTTTCTTCATTGACAACAGATTATATgcctagaaaaccttaaagactccaccaaaagactcctggaactgataaacgaCTTCAGTAAtgtgtcaggatacaaaaatcaaagtacaaaaattaatagcatttctatacaccaataatgttcaaactgagagtcaaatcaagaatgcatTACAAACTCCTGATGTATATGGTGGGCTCCTGATGTACAAAATCCTGGTGCTCAAGGGACTGGGAGGTGGagcatctttattttctttctttttttttttttttttttttttgagatggagtctcactctgtcacccaggctggagtgcagtggcgcgatctcggctcactgcaagctccgcctcccgggtttacgccattctccttcctcagcctcccgagtagctgggactacaggcgcccgccacctcgcccggctagttttttgtattttttagtagagacggggtttcaccgtgttagccaggatggtctcgatctcctgacctcgtgatccgcccgtctcggcctcccaaagtgctgggattacaggcttgagccaccgcgcccggcgcatcTTTATTTTCATAAGAAACTTTCCCCAGGACCTTGATGGAATGCTTTTAGGATGGGGAACTTCAAGGCAAACAAGAGGGAGTAGTAGGGGGACTACGGGGAAGGTGGAAGGGACAGGCCCCCAGCCCTATTCTGAACCCTTGTTTTGGAGCCAGAACGCCTCCTCCCTCCAGGGACAGAACCCCAACCCCCATCCTAGAAACCTGACCTCTCCGCCTCCGACCTCCTTCCCCATTATCCTTCTTGGAGAAACTCAAGCAGAAGGACAGAAGAGCCTCAGACTTGTATCCCAGCTTCTGAGAACACAAGGGAGATACTGCTGGCCACACCTCACGTTCGTTGGTGACATGGAATCTGGCAGATAATCACCACGGGGGGTTCTCAGTCACCCACTTTCAGGGGGCGCTTCCTAGGTCCGCAGGGACAGGGGAAACCAGAGTGTTTCTCAGACAACCAACGTTACTTGAAGATTCGGGGAAAACTATTTGAGAgggttatttttatattaacataaTCATGGATATATTATAGAGTAGAAAATTCCTATTATCTTGTTAAAGtagattttgaagaaaaaaaaaatcaagaacgcAATCCCGTTTTcaataaccacacacacacacacaaaaagcctaggatttttttctaactaagaaggtgaaagatctcttcaGATTCAggaagaattataaaacactgctgaaaaaaattatagatgtcacaagcaaatgaaaaaacattccatgcccatgggttggaaaaatcaatatcatttcAACAGTcataatacccaaagcaatctacagattcagtgttattcctatcaaactaccaaagcCATTTTTCACGGAATTAGAAACAATTATCCTGagttcttatggaaccaaaacaaGAGCCTGAATAggcaaagcaattctaagcaaaaagaacaaagccagaggaaCCTAATTACCCATctcaaactacactataaggtTACAGTAACTGAAACGGCAtagtactgatacaaaaacagacatatagaccactGGAACGAATAAAGAATCCAAAAATAAAGCTGCAtgcctacagccatctgatctttgacaaagtcaacaaaaatacgCAATGGGAAAGGGGCTCcttgttcaataaatggtactgggatagctggcaagccacatatagaagaataaaactgaacccctacctctcaccatatacagaaattaactcaagctGGATTAAAGATAGAAATGTAAGAACTCAAATTACAAGAATCCTAGAAGACAACctggaaacaccattctggacataggtcttgggaaataatttatgactaagtcctcaaaagcaattgcaacaaaaaacaaaaattgacaagtgggacctagttaaactaaagagcttctgcagagcaaaagaaactatcaacagagtaaaaagacaacatataatgggagaaaatattcacaaactatgcctctgacaaaggtctaatatcaagcatctataaggaacttaattcaacaagcaaaaagcaaatagccccattaaaaagtgcacacaggacatgaacagacacctctaaaaagaagacatacaagtggacaacaaatatatgaaaaaatgttcagcatcactaatcaccatagcaatgcaaatcaaaatcacaatgagataaccTCTTTACACCACTTAGAGTAGCTtttactaaaaaatcaaaaaacagcagatgttggcaaggctgcagagaaaagggaatgcttatacactgttagtggaaatgtaaatttgttcagccactatggaaagaagtatggagacttctcaaagaacttaaaacataactaccattcaactcagcaatcccattactgggtatatatccaaaagaaaataaatcgttctaccaaaaagatgtatgcacgtgtatgttcatcgcagcactattcataatagcaaagacatggaatcaacctaggttcccatcaacagtggattggataaagaaaatgtggtacatatacacaatggaatatcatgctgccataaaaaaattaaattatgtgttttgcagcaacatggatgcagctagagaccattatcctaagcgaattaacacaggaacaggaaacctaataccacatgttctcacttataagtgggaactaaacattagGTACACAttgacataaagatgggaacaatagaaactggggactattagaggagggaaagaggagaggggaaagggttgaaaaactaactgttgggtactatgctctgtacctgagtgatgggatctgTTGTACTCCAAACCTCAACAACATACAGTATGCcaatgtaacaaatctgcacatgtacccctgaggctaaaataaaagttgaaattattttcttaaaaattgaaaagctAACTTCCACCTCAACCAATATGTTTACTTAATTTCTATATCCCGCATCTTACTGGTATAAAACCAGGAACATGGCAACCATTCATTTATGTTCGAAGTGTTCAAGAAATGAGTGACTACATCAATAAATGAACCCAGAGGAAAGCACAGGACTTTATTATGTGGGGAATCAAATTCACAGAAGGAAGTAGATAAATCTTTCACTGCAGACTGCTGGACTAGGCAGCACTTTTTATTTAGGAAGAGTGGAGACCAGTGAGACAAGGGCTTGATTTAGGATTAGACTGTGAAAATGGTGATGGTGGGTAAGATGACGTAATCCTGCTGCACGCTCAGCTTCTCAACAGGTTGTTGATGTGGCTTCTTAAATGgcacatgttttttgttttcttcatcatTAACACAACATAATTTCCCACTTAGACATCCTATTTCATGTATTTCTCCTGCCTTGCATTTCTTCCTGCAATAGCCTGTTACATTATTGAAGCATTTTTTGAGTCTTGCCCCATCTGTGCATAGGAAACAACATTGAACCAAGGTTAGTGCGTGAGAAAGAGCAGAAGAGGTAGGTATATGTTTCCCCACAAGTCATGGTGTCCTAGTGAACATTATGCGGATAAAAGGAAACTCAGGGGCCCCTCCTTGAAAAGCATCCCAAATTAAGGACGTTCAAAACCCTGGGCTCTCAGCCGATGTCCACTTGCCTCTGAGAACATTAGAACTGATATgacaaaagagaagagagaactcAATTCCTGGCTATCAACCAGAGCCAAGTCCCACCCCTAGGACCCTGGCAAAGCTGACTCTCTCCATCAAGCTCCAAAGTCAGCATGCTGTCAGCTCCACCTCAGTCCCATGTCCCCAGAGACCACTAACGTGTCACCATGCGCACAAGACATGTCACCATTGGCACAACTCAGAGCCAAAGCAACTTTTGAAAGAACATCACAAACAAGACTTTTTAACTTCATTCGGTTTCACACTCACGGATATGGGCAGCAGAAATCTCCCTTTGACAAGATCTCATGGGTCTCAGCAACAGGTTCTATTGAGAACTCCTTCCCTTAACCTGGCTCCTCCTGTCTGTCACTCGTCACATGCCCCTTGATCTCAGATAAATAGGTTGCCCAGGGATCAAATTCAAGTCCATGAATTTGGCTCTAGAGAGCTACATTGTCACCTACTTAGAGTAATGCATTGAGATTCTAAGTCTCTTTTTTCTAATCCTTATTTGTCGCTCTACCCAAAATTTGAAAAAGCCCGAAGCATAATGCTGGAGAACAGAGACATACTCTCCCTCTCCTAAACTTCAGAATCAGGGAACACCTCTGAGGGTTAGAGGAACGTATTTTGGGGCCACAAAAATACAATATGCCTTCTTCCTAGCAAGAGAGAAGGAAACTCTCACTGACAGGGTTTCTACCATGAACTTTGTGCTTCGTGCTTGTAAGCTCATATAATCTATACATCAAATAGAATCATGAAATATAGTCATTCTACTCCTTGACAGATGAAAAAATTGagattaaaaggaaataatgtgCTCGATTCATACAACCAATCAATGATGAAGACATATTTTAACCTCACATTGACATGACTCCAAAATGTGTGCTATTCTAATCACTGTTGTAGTACAGGCTGAAAATGAATTTGAATGGAAAAGGGGATGGCCAGGCTCTCAGGTGAAAACTGTGTCCAGCGTTATAAAGATAATTCTAGATGATGAGTTCATGGATGCCTTTGAAAAGGACTCCTAAGAGTCCAGTATAGCCCTGACCTCCTCTTCTTATCTCCCTGGGTCCTCTCTTCTAAGGCATAGACTCAAGTCAGGCAACCAGGAGAATGGGTCCTTTTTTATGATTTTGGCCAAATATAAATAATCTTGAAAGTCCTGTTCCCACTCTTACAAACAGTAATATCTCTTCGGATGTTATGGTACATTTGGACAAGTTACCTGTGAGTACCTCAAACAGCAGAATAATGAGAACCAGAAACAGCTTCATGTTTACAGACTTCCCAAGAGAAGGAGGCAGCAGAACTTTGTCCAGTGGTCTGTGTCCCACAGGTCTTTCAGGATGATC includes the following:
- the LOC105496145 gene encoding beta-defensin 128 yields the protein MKLFLVLIILLFEVLTDGARLKKCFNNVTGYCRKKCKAGEIHEIGCLSGKLCCVNDEENKKHVPFKKPHQQPVEKLSVQQDYVILPTITIFTV